Genomic DNA from Peribacillus sp. FSL H8-0477:
TTTCTGCAGCCGTTTTAAATGATGCTCAAGCAAATAATACTGTCCATTCTCGAGTTTAATGGTTTCAAGTAGTTGAAAGTCGGGTGTACTAGTTGTTAGTAAAGATGCTTTTAGATACGCTTCTTTGTATTCTTCATTAATCTCTGAGTCCCAAGTAATTCCTCCACCCGCGCCATATTCCAGTTCGTCAGTTGCCGTATCGAGTACAACAGTCCGAATGGGAACATTGAATACCGCTTCTCGATTGGGTGTTAAATACCCAATTGCCCCGCAATAGATACCACGGGGAGACTTTTCGGCAGCTGCAATAACCTCCATCGTACTTATTTTGGGCGCCCCTGTTATCGATCCACATGGAAAGAGGGCCTTAAATAAATCAATAAACGTAACTGAAGGATTTGTTTTGGCACTGATGGTAGACGTCATTTGCCACACGGTCGGATATTGTTCAATCGTTAGGAGCTCATCGACATGTACGGATCCATTCTCTGCGATTATACCTAAATCATTACGCAGTAAGTCGACAATCATCAGATTTTCTGCAATGTTCTTTTCTGACTGACGGAGCCATTCCTTCTGCCTCTCGTCTTGTTCTTTTGAATATCCTCTTTTAACAGTTCCTTTCATCGGACGCGTGGTAATTACATCGTTTTTCCAATCAAAGAAAAGCTCGGGAGATGCTGATAATATGGTTATATCGCCGGTATCTAAATAAGCACTATAAGCTGAGTTCTGCGCCTTTGCTAAATCTTGATAATAAGCAAAAGCTTCACCTTTAAAAGAAGAGCGCAGCTTCATTGTATAATTGACTTGATAGGTATCACCGTTTTCAATTTTTTGTTTAATACGCTGAAAGCCCTGCTCATAGTCGGCTGCACAGGTATCACTTTGCCAATCTGTCGTTTCATAATGAGCGGTATTATATGTTAAAGTTTCTCCATTGACTGGAGCTTCAAATATGCCAAACCAGATAAGCGGTACGATGCCTCCTGCTTTTACTTTATAAGAAGAATCAAAGGCAGGCGCTGCTTCATAAGACAGAAAGCCTGCAGCATAATAGCCTTGATCAAGTTCTTTTTGAACCTTCGTCATTATAGCGAGTACTTCATCGAGCTTTTGAGTTTGGTGAATTCTAACAGGTTTCGTAAAAAGCAGTGATTGACCGCTAAACTCAAACAAAAGAGTTGCTGGTGTTTGTGTATTCAAAAACTTCTTCCTTCCTTTTTCAAGACATCACTAGTACTAGCTGTATCGTAACAAATATTGATTCATTCTGCTCAAATGAACGTTCTTGTCCTAAAAAAAAAGAGCCGAAAAAACTGGCTCTAGGGTTCCTCTTATTCCTTAATAACTCATGGGAAATAGACAGATTTCAGATGATTTAGCCTGAGAAATACGGTTGTTCCATTTGCATTGACGAGTTCAATGCAATGATCTTCAATCTGTTTCAGTAAACCAATTTTCTGCATCTCTCCTCCTCCATCAAATACGGCTAATCCCCCTATTTCTTTCTTTAACTGTTCTTCTAGAGAACGCACGAGCGGACCAGATGAAGGCTTTACCGGTAGTTTTTCATTCGAAAGCGTATAGGGACTAATGTTTTGATTGTATGGGGTCAGCCATTTTAAATGTGACAGTGATATATACATCGTTTTATATACTGGCGAATAAAAAACAATATAGTCTGTAAGCACTTGAATAATATAGCCATGATAGGTTATGTTGCCTGTAACATATACCTCGGAAAATACTCCCTTTGCATTGGTTAACATATTTCGATAAGATAATATTTCTGTGTCTTGTACCAATGATTTCTCTTCTGTACTCTCTGTTTGTTCGTCTTTATTTGTATTATGTTGAATACGATGAACATGCAGCAAGGGAATGTAATAAAACGCTTGTCCATTATATAAAACCAATATGTCTGGTCCTACATCTGTTAATATCCCTGTAAAGAAACTTTTGCCTGACAGTTCAATGTCTACATTTTTTCCTATCAGTGTTTTCATATTTCTCACGTATATCTCCTCCCGCCGTTTAGGCAAATATAAATTGCACCCAATAATAGAGTAAAAATAGCGTCAATAGTGTGGTTACTGGTACAACCACCAGTGAAATGGATAAATAATCTCTCCAATGAATTTTTATTTTGTTTTTCTTTAAAATGTCCATCCATATGAGCGACGCCAATGTACCAATTGGCAAGAGTAACGATCCAAAATCACTACCGATAATAGTTGCCAGATAAATCGTTTTTAACGTGACTGGATCTAACCCCATTTCTGTTAAGGTTATGGTACCGATCATTAAAGCAGGATGATTATTAAAGATATTTGATAAAACAGAAACCAAACTGCCCATAATGAACGTGGCTTGGAATAAACCTTGATTAACAATTGGTTCAAACCACTCCACCAGCATGTTCGTCAGACCTGCATTTTGCAGTCCATAAATAATGACATACATAGAAAAAGCGAACAGAAGGATATGCCATGGCGTTTTTTTCAGAATATCAAGTGGACTTGTCCGCAAATGATACCATCTCCAAAACAACATAATCAGCGATCCAGAAACAGCAACCCATTCAATCGGTATTCCAACATACGATGCGGCGAAAATCAGACAGCGGATAAGAAGCACAAAAAGTAAGACTGTCGTCATCAATTTGGTTCGTTTTCGTTTTGTTTCAACTGAAAGTTTCCCCTTCAAGGGATGGAAGTGTTTACTAAAAAATGATTCTTCGATGTCATTGCCAATGCCGGGCAGTGTTTTAGGTAAACGATTTCTAATGACCATATACATGAGCCAAGACATAAATAACAGGCCCAGTGTCGCCGGTACAAACATCATGGCTGTATGCATATAGAGACTCATATCAATGATTCTCAAAGCAATCAAATTAACAATATTGCTGACTCCAATCGGTGCACTTGAGGCGGTGGCAATTAACGCACCCGAAATTAAATAAAGAATTTGTTGATGTGGTTTTATATGGAGTTTCTTTAAAAGAAGAATTAAAATTGGTGTCGTAATTAAGATACTCCCATCATTATTGAATAAAAGGGTCATCAAAAAACATAACAGTTGTATATTCCAGTATAGCCGGTGACCCGATTGCTTCGATAAATTGACCAATCTTGTAGCTGCCCAATGAAAGAATCCAAAACTTTCA
This window encodes:
- the pabB gene encoding aminodeoxychorismate synthase component I; the protein is MNTQTPATLLFEFSGQSLLFTKPVRIHQTQKLDEVLAIMTKVQKELDQGYYAAGFLSYEAAPAFDSSYKVKAGGIVPLIWFGIFEAPVNGETLTYNTAHYETTDWQSDTCAADYEQGFQRIKQKIENGDTYQVNYTMKLRSSFKGEAFAYYQDLAKAQNSAYSAYLDTGDITILSASPELFFDWKNDVITTRPMKGTVKRGYSKEQDERQKEWLRQSEKNIAENLMIVDLLRNDLGIIAENGSVHVDELLTIEQYPTVWQMTSTISAKTNPSVTFIDLFKALFPCGSITGAPKISTMEVIAAAEKSPRGIYCGAIGYLTPNREAVFNVPIRTVVLDTATDELEYGAGGGITWDSEINEEYKEAYLKASLLTTSTPDFQLLETIKLENGQYYLLEHHLKRLQKSADYFGIKLQLIDIQNELYPFAQKHCTGLKKVRLLINKGGVVTIECTDIEKLSGVKKVSLADKPMSKDNPFLYHKTTHRNMYQAFQASFPGYFDVLLFNEKKELTEFTNGNLVLEMNNEYVTPPVHNGLLPGTFREELLITKQIVEKTVTLDDLHQASSIWFINSVRGWVEVELSY
- a CDS encoding DUF2642 domain-containing protein gives rise to the protein MKTLIGKNVDIELSGKSFFTGILTDVGPDILVLYNGQAFYYIPLLHVHRIQHNTNKDEQTESTEEKSLVQDTEILSYRNMLTNAKGVFSEVYVTGNITYHGYIIQVLTDYIVFYSPVYKTMYISLSHLKWLTPYNQNISPYTLSNEKLPVKPSSGPLVRSLEEQLKKEIGGLAVFDGGGEMQKIGLLKQIEDHCIELVNANGTTVFLRLNHLKSVYFP
- a CDS encoding arsenic transporter, producing the protein MNFIMAMSTGVFILTMIVILWRPQGLNEAWPASIGAAILIVGGVVTGTDLIDIMGKIGGASVTIIATIVMAVILESFGFFHWAATRLVNLSKQSGHRLYWNIQLLCFLMTLLFNNDGSILITTPILILLLKKLHIKPHQQILYLISGALIATASSAPIGVSNIVNLIALRIIDMSLYMHTAMMFVPATLGLLFMSWLMYMVIRNRLPKTLPGIGNDIEESFFSKHFHPLKGKLSVETKRKRTKLMTTVLLFVLLIRCLIFAASYVGIPIEWVAVSGSLIMLFWRWYHLRTSPLDILKKTPWHILLFAFSMYVIIYGLQNAGLTNMLVEWFEPIVNQGLFQATFIMGSLVSVLSNIFNNHPALMIGTITLTEMGLDPVTLKTIYLATIIGSDFGSLLLPIGTLASLIWMDILKKNKIKIHWRDYLSISLVVVPVTTLLTLFLLYYWVQFIFA